agatgttacattattttcataataaaaaagtgaaaaatgtgtgtgtatgtccatcTTCATAAAAACAAAGGGGCTTATTTTGTGCTGTGAAAATATTACATGAACGTACTTTTCTTTAGATTTATTCCCACCACTAACATAAATTCAAAGCCATTCAAAGATTAGGAAGGGCACTACGATCCAAGAAATCAAAGTGGCTCATTCTAGTGGTCAAGAGGTGAATTAGTGAGGGGGCTTCTTTCCTTGGGGGTCATCTTACCCCAGCTTAATGGGccttctctgcctgcttggtGGTATCTTTCCTGAGACTAGCCCTGTTTGCTACCTTTGTAAGTTACTCTGGATACAAGTAACTGCCCAGTTATTGTATTGTAcagcaatgtaatgcaatggatgAATGGCAGTCTAACCTGTTTATGTGCTTTTATATTATGTTTGACATGAAGTGGCCCTATGTGAACTCAGGCACTCAGTACTGCTGATAcgttatcttttttctttttctttattgtttatCTCCCATCAATTGGACTTTGACATAGTGGGCAGGGTAGAAAGCTCCAGTTTGTGTAAATACAACTGATTGTATTTACACTAACCCTGCTGGTCTAAGTAAGAATTATCACCTCTTCCCAGGTACAGTGTAGTTTACACAGGAGCAGACCAGTCTCTTCAGCTCCGCCCTGACTATCAGCATGGCCAACCAGGACCAAAAAGAAGTAGGTGTTTTATTACTATTTGAGATCTTTGCCACTAAATGAAGTGAAAGAGATGCATACTTACAAAATATACTTGGGTTAAAAAACTTGAAGCTTGAATTTGCTTGTGCATATTATTTTGTTCTGGCATGGGGtttgcccttttcctttttgcccttctgttactctgtaactGTCTTCTGAAAAAAGTGCATTAGTGTTGGTTGAACTGAGTCACAAAGAAAGGTGCTATTTAATtgcatgcattttaatgtgGTTTGAGCAAGGTTCATTCATTAAAGcaggggttttcaacattttctgaTCCAGGACCCCCCCACCCAGGCTCAAAGGCATCTAGGGGGTAGTTGAGATTGCGATTGCGGACTGGGTGGATTTGTGCACACTCCAGCTGGTCAGCTAGGCTACTACCTAACTTTTGAAGGAAAAATAGTTTTGATGGAATTTAACATCATCACAGAGAGGAAGATTAATGTCCTTCAATCCAAATCCTTAGTGCCTGGAGgtggtgtttgtatgtgtgaggtaCATTTGGCTGCTGTGATTTTAATATTGAATATcttctgggggtttttttctgaattttttcaCTTCTCTCAGACTGTTCCAGTTCCTCGTCCAGAGTTGTTTGATTTTCATGGTGTGTCAATGGTTCATTCCATGACTGACAACTGGGATAATGTGCAGAACTTCCAGGCAAAGCCTGATGATATTCTCATTGCAACATATCCCAAAGCAGGTCTGTCCATCTGTTTAGCtctgtcattttatttaccTACCTGTCTCTCTAATAGAATGAAATATGTCTGCCAGGGCCTCATGATTGACTGCACTTAGGGCCAGGGCCACACAGAGACCTAATGACGGGCAGGTGCTCAAAGTGAGGAAAGGCTGCACAAACCTAGAAAAACTACGCCCAGTTattgtacagaatatattttacctagataaatgaatgaaaatatatgtattttgtaATCGAATCAAAGAGGAATATTGGGCACTTGGGGTAGAAGGGGCCGGTGCTCGAGGCACCCGGAGCCCTCGCTGTGCATGTGAAGTCATTTTCTGCTTAGCCGGGAAGagacatataatataatatttcacTGTATCTAAGtgcatgctttatttctttgtttttaagtGTATATTTGGATGTgaatacttgtttttttttactactactaatgatgatgatgatgataataataataataaaaataataataaaaataataataaaaataataatataagacaaaaaataataataatataataataataataataataatatttgcatGTAATGTTTTTGACAAAGTTACAATGTTGTGAATTCATtggaattacattacaattatacactcagtgagcactatttgGTAGACCTATACATcaactttttaatgcaaatgtttaattggccaatcatgtggcagcaacatggtcaaggggttcagctaTTTCTCACACCAAATATCAgaagggggaagaaatgtgatccaagtgactttgaccgtggaatgattgttgccagacagggtggtttgcgcATGtcaacagctgatctcctgagatttttacacacaacagtctcaagagtatgcagagaaaaagaaaaacataaaacatcaagtgagcatcagttctgtgggcaaaactgaggagaggtctgaggagaagggccagactggtcaaagcttacaGACAGGTAATAGTAAtgcaacacaatgtgtcaaacctctaagtggataggctataacagcagaagtctaataagtctaaaacaatatgtctaataaatatctagtAATAAATatctagtaaagtgctcagtgtgtgtatttatatgggTTTATGTGAATATGGAGGCAAAAAGACATCAAGGTACCCTCTGCATAAAGCCGTTTCCACCAATCATTCCACATGAATGGAGAGATTTTGAAGTGAAATAAATCAATAGTGGagtaatgctcactgagtgtatatatttcttTCCTTTGTCAAAAATATTCAGGTTAAGGCAAAAAACATTCCTGGCTATAGCATAGAAAGCGCAATGCTGGTGATGCCTGTACCCCATTCAATCATCTGCATACGTTAATAATTACTGTGCCTTTGGTTTCTATGCATTTCAGAACTGTTTTGATATTTATCTATTTGTTAACCTCTCTCAGGTACAACCTGGGTGTCCCACATGTTGGACCTTCTGTATTTTGGGAAGTCTTCCCCCAAGCGTGGGGTCTCCCTGCCCATCTATGAGAGAGTcccattcctggagatctgcatCCCATTTCTTCCCACAGGTCACAGAGACACTGAAAATCAGAATTGAATGATGAGACGGCTAAACAAACATATTATACTAAAGCTACAGTATTTTAGTTCATTGTTATTGCTTTTGGAACTTTTCTTTCACAACACTGCCTTTGACCTCACATAGCTTCACATAGGCAGCAGTTTAGAACAACACAATATACATTTGTACTGGAGTAGTAGGTAACACGGATATTTTAGTCTGTCTGATATATGTAGGCAGGAGAGAATATAAATATGTGGCACAGAATATATTTCTTGATTAAGAGCTGTAATCTTCATCACATACAGGTGTAGAATCGGCAGATAAGATGACCACATCCCCTCGCCTTATTAAAACCCACCTTCCAGTTCAGTTTGTGCCTAAATCCTTCTGGGAACAAAAGTGTAGGGTAAGAGTGGACCACTTCTCTTGATTCACCATTTCTGAATgtctatattttttttatcaggcaCTTTTACAAAATGACAGACCTTGTCATCTACTCTTTATTTCTGCTTACACACTTTCCAAATAAATTTTTGATGCTTGGTGTTTGTACTTGATCTCTGCAGACTGTCTTTCTCGTCTGCAAGTCTCCTTCTGTAAGTTGTCTTGACATACATTTGTATGTCCATAATTCTTTCAGTATTTGTTgatgaattatgaataaaattCTTGTTTGTAACATGCTCTTTCTGTAGATTGTCTATGTAGCCCGCAACGCCAAGGACAATGTTGTGTCCTACTTTCATTTTGACCGAATGAACAGTGCACAGCCTGAGCCTGGAGACTGGACTAGTTACCTGCAGAAATTCCAGGAGGGAaaatgtgagtgtgggagttATTTTTCTGGTTAAATgaagtttaaatacacagatcATAAGAAAGTACAGTCaggaaaatgtttcatatttatataaaacattttttaaatgtatagatatttatttaacataatATTTATAGTAGACAACTATTAtttttggattaaatgttttgttgaatatgTAAGTAAATGAATGGATCTGCTTCAGGTACTACAGTGCACATCTAACAGGGAGCATAATACATCTCCCCTACAAAACTGGAGGAATCCGAAACCCACCAGTATCAAACGGGTGGTAGCTGGGGTGATGGAGGATGAGCCCTATTTGTGCAGTAGCAAGCAAAGCATGCAGATTCAGTGCAGGCAATGAGCAGCACAGGGGATGTCTGACTGTTGGTTTATGAAAGTGTGCATGTAATTGGACGAGTGAGTGGACTCAATTAAACAATGTGACCCTGTATTATACTCAACTCCCTCCTTGGTTTTCCAGTGCTATTTGGCTCCTGGTATGACCATGTGAAAGGGTGGTGGGAGAAAAAACAAGCTTACCCCAAACTCCTCTATGTACACTATGAAGATCTAGCAGAGGTAAGAACTGCAGAAGTGAAAGTTTTGCTGGCCACCAGTCCCCAAAACGACCCCAAAATGAAGAGAAATACATTCAGGTCCAGAATTGCCGTCCTTGATAAATTATTGGCGCTCCTGGTtcaatactttgtgcaaccacccctggcaaagatgaccaCCGTGAGTGTTTTCCtatcatttgtgataaggttagagaacacctATAcaaccattcctccatgcaaaaCTTTTCAACATCATTCATATCCTCTGAAGTTTAGATAACTGTTTGATGGGATTAAAAGTCTGTAGACTGAGCAGGAcgtggatgttgttttcactttagcaTTTCTGTGCGGAATTTTAAtgcatgtttggagtcattggcCTGCTGGAAATCAGCTTCATAGtggagacaaccagattttcttccATGGTTTTCCTGGtttcccctccgaggaatcgccaccttaacgtggtggaggggtttgtgtgtcccggtgatcctgggagctaggttgttgggggcactgttagcccccagtagggtctcccaaggcaaattggtcctgggggaggggctagactaagagcgattcaaaaactccatgatacggccacacaatgacGCAGTTaactcgcccggaaaagggaaaccggggccccctgctggagccagacccaggaggggagctcgtcggcgagccttatcccatggggcccggccgggcacagcccgaactggtcacgtggggtcgccgccctgtgggctcaccacctgcaggggtcggcatcggagtcgggtgctttgcccaacgggcagtaggcaaaggcggggatccgggcgtgctgatcctcggcgtcgcagactggttctggggacgtggaacgtcacctctctggtgggtaccaactagatatagttgggctcacctccacgcacagtactggttccggaaccaaactcctggagaggggctggactctgttcttttctggagttgctcaaggtgagaggtgccgggcgggtgtggggatactcgcaagccaccggctgagcgccactgtgttggagttccacccggggaacgagagggtcgcctctctgcgactacgtgtcgctggggtgaaagctctgactgtcatttgtgcttatgcccAAATgacagttcagagtatccggccttcttggagtcacccggagactccatagtcctgctgggcgacttcaacgctcacgtgggcaatgacggagaaacctggaaggcggtgattgggaggaatggcctgcctgatctgaacccaagcagtgttttgttattggacttctgtgctggtcatggattgtcgataacaaacaccatgttcgagcatcgggtagctcataagtgtacttggtaccagagcaccttaggccaaagatcgatgatcgactttgtggtcgtatcatcagacctgcggccgtatgtcttggacactcgggtgaagagaggagcagagctgtcaactgatcaccacctggtggtgagttggatcaagtgggcggggaggctgccggacagatccggtaaacccaaacgtgtagtaagggtgaactgggaacgtctggcagAGGCCCCTGTTCacaaggtcttcaactcccacctccggaggaacttctcacgcatcctgggggaagctggggacatggagtccgaatgggccatgttcaaagcctccattgcagaggtggcaagcaggagctgtgg
Above is a genomic segment from Conger conger chromosome 10, fConCon1.1, whole genome shotgun sequence containing:
- the LOC133138588 gene encoding cytosolic sulfotransferase 3-like isoform X1 — its product is MANQDQKETVPVPRPELFDFHGVSMVHSMTDNWDNVQNFQAKPDDILIATYPKAGTTWVSHMLDLLYFGKSSPKRGVSLPIYERVPFLEICIPFLPTGVESADKMTTSPRLIKTHLPVQFVPKSFWEQKCRTVFLVCKSPSIVYVARNAKDNVVSYFHFDRMNSAQPEPGDWTSYLQKFQEGKLLFGSWYDHVKGWWEKKQAYPKLLYVHYEDLAEDMDRELDRVCSFLGVCPTEEERCQVKEGVEFDAMKNNRMTNYSTIDVLDFKISPFMRKGKVGDWKNHFTVYQNEQFDKEYKKKMMSTTLRFRNEI
- the LOC133138588 gene encoding cytosolic sulfotransferase 3-like isoform X2 — translated: MANQDQKETVPVPRPELFDFHGVSMVHSMTDNWDNVQNFQAKPDDILIATYPKAGTTWVSHMLDLLYFGKSSPKRGVSLPIYERVPFLEICIPFLPTGVESADKMTTSPRLIKTHLPVQFVPKSFWEQKCRIVYVARNAKDNVVSYFHFDRMNSAQPEPGDWTSYLQKFQEGKLLFGSWYDHVKGWWEKKQAYPKLLYVHYEDLAEDMDRELDRVCSFLGVCPTEEERCQVKEGVEFDAMKNNRMTNYSTIDVLDFKISPFMRKGKVGDWKNHFTVYQNEQFDKEYKKKMMSTTLRFRNEI
- the LOC133138588 gene encoding cytosolic sulfotransferase 3-like isoform X3, encoding MLDLLYFGKSSPKRGVSLPIYERVPFLEICIPFLPTGVESADKMTTSPRLIKTHLPVQFVPKSFWEQKCRTVFLVCKSPSIVYVARNAKDNVVSYFHFDRMNSAQPEPGDWTSYLQKFQEGKLLFGSWYDHVKGWWEKKQAYPKLLYVHYEDLAEDMDRELDRVCSFLGVCPTEEERCQVKEGVEFDAMKNNRMTNYSTIDVLDFKISPFMRKGKVGDWKNHFTVYQNEQFDKEYKKKMMSTTLRFRNEI